One Mycobacterium kubicae genomic window carries:
- the glgB gene encoding 1,4-alpha-glucan branching protein GlgB has translation MSPTDQLAEMHLAPEPGEVARLTAGAHHNPHGILGAHEYGDHTVIRAFRPHAASVVALVGDQQYPMQHIDSGLFAVALPFVDLIDYRLQVTYEGSEPYTVADAYRFLPTLGEVDLHLFAEGRHERLWEVLGAHPRSFKTADGVVSGVSFAVWAPNAKGVSLIGDFNGWNGTESPMRVLGSSGVWELFWPNFPPNGLYKFRVHGADGVISDRADPFAFATEVPPQTASRVTVSEYTWNDADWLEQRAQRNPVFEPMSTYEVHLGSWRPGLSYRQLADELTEYVVSQGFTHVELLPVAEHPFGGSWGYQVTSYYAPSARFGTPDEFRTLVDALHQAGIGVIVDWVPAHFPKDAWALGRFDGTPLYEHSDPKRGEQLDWGTYVFDFGRPEVRNFLVANALYWLEQFHIDGLRVDAVASMLYLDYSRPEGGWTPNIYGGRENLEAVQFLQEMNATAHKAAPGIVTIAEESTSWPGVTRPTSLGGLGFSMKWNMGWMHDTLDYMSRDPIHRSYHHGGITFSMLYAFSENYVLPISHDEVVHGKGTLWGRMPGSNHTKAAGLRSLLAYQWAHPGKQLLFMGQEFGQRAEWSEERGLDWWQLDEQGFSNGVQRLVRDINEIYRQRPALWSQDTIPDGYSWIDANDSANNVLSFLRYGSDGSVMACVFNFSGAEHSNYRLGLPQAGRWREVLNTDATIYNGAGIGNLGGVEATEEPWHGRPASAVMVLPPTSALWFEPE, from the coding sequence ATGAGCCCGACCGATCAACTAGCCGAAATGCACCTGGCGCCGGAGCCCGGTGAGGTGGCGCGCCTGACCGCGGGTGCGCATCACAACCCGCACGGCATCCTGGGCGCCCACGAATACGGGGACCACACGGTCATCCGGGCGTTCCGTCCGCATGCGGCCAGCGTCGTCGCACTCGTCGGCGATCAGCAGTACCCGATGCAGCACATCGACTCCGGCCTGTTCGCCGTGGCGCTGCCCTTCGTCGACCTCATCGACTACCGACTGCAGGTGACCTACGAGGGCTCTGAGCCCTACACCGTCGCCGACGCGTACCGGTTCCTGCCCACCTTGGGTGAGGTCGACCTGCACCTGTTCGCCGAGGGCCGCCACGAGCGGCTCTGGGAGGTGCTCGGCGCCCACCCCCGCTCGTTCAAGACCGCCGACGGTGTGGTGAGCGGAGTTTCGTTCGCGGTGTGGGCACCGAATGCCAAGGGCGTCAGCCTGATCGGTGATTTCAACGGGTGGAACGGCACCGAATCGCCGATGCGGGTACTGGGGTCCTCGGGAGTGTGGGAGCTGTTCTGGCCCAACTTTCCGCCCAACGGCCTCTACAAGTTCCGGGTGCACGGCGCCGACGGCGTCATCTCGGACCGGGCCGACCCCTTCGCCTTCGCGACCGAGGTGCCGCCGCAGACGGCGTCGCGCGTGACGGTGAGCGAATACACCTGGAATGACGCCGACTGGCTGGAGCAGCGCGCCCAGCGCAATCCGGTGTTCGAGCCGATGAGCACCTACGAGGTGCACCTAGGCTCCTGGCGGCCGGGCCTGAGCTACCGCCAACTTGCCGATGAACTCACCGAATACGTTGTCTCCCAGGGCTTTACCCATGTCGAGCTGTTGCCCGTTGCCGAGCACCCCTTCGGGGGATCGTGGGGCTATCAGGTCACGTCGTACTATGCCCCCTCGGCCCGTTTCGGCACTCCTGACGAATTCCGGACGCTGGTCGACGCCCTGCACCAGGCCGGCATCGGTGTGATCGTGGACTGGGTGCCGGCGCACTTCCCGAAGGACGCCTGGGCCCTGGGTCGGTTCGACGGCACCCCGCTCTACGAGCACTCCGATCCCAAACGCGGTGAGCAGCTCGACTGGGGCACCTACGTTTTCGACTTCGGCCGGCCAGAGGTGCGAAACTTCCTGGTAGCCAATGCGTTGTACTGGCTCGAGCAATTCCACATCGACGGCCTGCGGGTGGATGCCGTGGCATCGATGTTGTACCTGGATTACTCGCGCCCGGAAGGCGGTTGGACGCCGAACATCTACGGCGGCCGGGAGAACCTCGAGGCCGTGCAGTTCCTGCAGGAGATGAATGCCACGGCACACAAAGCCGCGCCGGGCATCGTCACCATCGCCGAGGAATCGACGTCGTGGCCCGGGGTGACCCGGCCGACAAGCCTTGGCGGGCTAGGTTTTTCGATGAAGTGGAACATGGGTTGGATGCACGACACGCTCGACTACATGAGCCGCGACCCGATTCACCGCAGCTATCACCACGGTGGCATCACCTTCTCCATGCTGTACGCGTTCAGCGAAAACTATGTGCTGCCGATCAGCCACGACGAGGTGGTGCACGGCAAGGGCACGCTGTGGGGCCGGATGCCCGGCAGCAACCACACCAAGGCGGCGGGGCTGCGCAGTCTGCTCGCCTACCAATGGGCCCACCCGGGCAAGCAGTTGCTGTTCATGGGTCAAGAATTCGGACAGCGCGCCGAGTGGTCGGAAGAACGCGGCCTGGATTGGTGGCAACTCGACGAGCAGGGCTTCTCCAACGGCGTCCAGCGTCTGGTCCGTGACATCAACGAGATCTATCGCCAGCGCCCGGCGCTGTGGAGCCAGGACACCATTCCCGATGGTTATTCGTGGATCGACGCCAACGACTCCGCCAACAACGTCTTGAGCTTCCTGCGCTATGGCAGCGATGGCTCGGTGATGGCGTGCGTGTTCAACTTCTCCGGCGCCGAGCACAGCAACTACCGCCTGGGACTGCCGCAAGCCGGTCGCTGGCGCGAGGTGCTCAACACCGACGCGACCATCTACAACGGCGCCGGTATCGGCAACCTGGGTGGCGTGGAGGCCACCGAGGAACCCTGGCACGGGCGCCCAGCGTCGGCGGTGATGGTGCTTCCGCCCACCTCGGCGTTGTGGTTCGAGCCCGAGTAG
- a CDS encoding tetratricopeptide repeat protein: MTRPRPPIGPALAGAVDLSGLKQRAQQKATASGAGGGAPAGAVGPGGAPVIEVTEANFEDQVIARSDEVPVVVLLWSPRSDVCVDLLDTLTGLVAEDNGKWSLASVNVDSSPRVAQIFGVQAVPTVVALAAAQPISSFQGPQPADQLRRWVDSLLSATAGKLRGPAGADDDAEADPALQQARQELEAGDFAAARASYQAILDADPASVEAKAAIRQIDFLQRATAQRPDAVAVADAAPGDIEAAFAAADVQILQQDVTAAFERLTALVRRTSGDERTRVRTRLIELFELFDPADPEVVAGRRNLANALY; encoded by the coding sequence GTGACGCGTCCTCGACCTCCGATCGGGCCGGCGTTGGCTGGTGCGGTCGACCTGTCCGGTCTCAAGCAACGAGCTCAGCAGAAAGCTACGGCAAGCGGCGCTGGCGGCGGGGCACCCGCCGGAGCCGTCGGGCCCGGTGGCGCCCCAGTCATTGAGGTCACCGAGGCCAACTTCGAAGATCAGGTGATAGCCCGCTCCGACGAGGTGCCCGTCGTTGTCTTGCTGTGGTCACCGCGCAGCGACGTGTGTGTCGACCTGCTGGACACGCTGACCGGGCTTGTAGCCGAAGACAACGGCAAGTGGTCGCTGGCGTCGGTGAATGTCGACTCCTCGCCGCGAGTGGCCCAGATCTTCGGTGTGCAGGCCGTCCCGACCGTGGTGGCTCTGGCGGCGGCGCAACCCATTTCGAGCTTTCAAGGTCCGCAGCCGGCCGATCAGTTGCGCCGCTGGGTCGACTCCCTGTTGTCGGCCACGGCCGGCAAGTTGCGTGGCCCGGCGGGTGCCGACGACGACGCCGAGGCCGACCCGGCGCTGCAGCAAGCACGCCAGGAACTCGAGGCCGGCGACTTCGCCGCAGCGCGCGCGTCGTACCAGGCCATCTTGGACGCCGACCCGGCCAGCGTCGAAGCGAAGGCGGCCATCCGGCAGATCGACTTCCTGCAGCGTGCCACCGCACAGCGCCCCGACGCCGTTGCGGTCGCCGACGCAGCGCCAGGCGACATCGAAGCCGCGTTTGCGGCCGCCGACGTCCAGATCCTTCAGCAGGACGTCACCGCGGCGTTCGAGCGCCTGACCGCCTTGGTGCGGCGCACATCCGGCGACGAGCGCACCCGGGTGCGCACCCGCCTGATCGAGCTCTTCGAGCTGTTCGACCCCGCCGACCCCGAAGTGGTCGCCGGTAGGCGCAACCTGGCTAACGCGCTGTACTGA
- a CDS encoding acetyl-CoA C-acetyltransferase yields MTTSVIVAGARTPIGKLMGSLKDFSASDLGAIAIKGALEKAFPNEEAPASLVEYVIMGQVLTAGAGQMPARQAAVAAGIGWDVPALTINKMCLSGIDAIALADQLIRAGEFDVVVAGGQESMTKAPHLLMDSRSGYKYGDVTVLDHMAYDGLHDVFTDQPMGALTEQRNDVDQFTRQEQDEYAARSHQKAAAAWKDGVFTDEVVPVTIPQRKGDPLQFTEDEGIRANTTADSLAGLKPAFRKDGTITAGSASQISDGAAAVVVMRKEKAQEMGLTWLVEIGAHGVVAGPDSTLQSQPANAIKKAVEREGISVDQLDVIEINEAFAAVALASTKELGVNPEVVNVNGGAIAVGHPIGMSGARITLHVALELARRGSGYGVAALCGAGGQGDALILRAG; encoded by the coding sequence ATGACGACGTCGGTGATCGTTGCTGGAGCTCGCACTCCAATCGGCAAGTTGATGGGTTCGCTGAAGGACTTCAGCGCCAGTGATCTCGGTGCGATCGCCATCAAAGGCGCTTTAGAGAAGGCGTTCCCCAACGAAGAGGCGCCGGCGTCGCTGGTCGAGTACGTGATCATGGGCCAGGTGCTGACCGCCGGGGCGGGCCAGATGCCGGCGCGTCAGGCGGCGGTTGCGGCCGGCATCGGCTGGGACGTGCCCGCGCTGACCATCAACAAGATGTGTCTGTCCGGGATCGACGCCATCGCTCTTGCGGACCAGCTCATCCGGGCCGGGGAGTTCGACGTGGTGGTGGCCGGCGGCCAGGAGTCGATGACCAAAGCGCCGCACCTGCTGATGGACAGCCGCTCGGGTTACAAGTACGGCGACGTCACCGTCCTGGACCACATGGCCTACGACGGTTTGCACGACGTGTTCACCGACCAGCCCATGGGCGCGCTGACCGAGCAGCGCAACGACGTAGACCAATTCACCCGTCAGGAACAAGACGAATACGCCGCCCGGTCGCACCAGAAAGCGGCTGCGGCATGGAAGGACGGCGTGTTCACCGACGAAGTCGTGCCGGTGACCATCCCGCAGCGCAAAGGCGATCCTCTGCAATTCACCGAGGATGAGGGCATCCGGGCCAACACGACTGCCGACTCACTGGCCGGCCTGAAACCGGCATTCCGCAAGGACGGCACCATCACTGCCGGCTCGGCGTCCCAGATCTCCGACGGCGCGGCTGCGGTCGTGGTGATGCGCAAGGAGAAGGCCCAGGAGATGGGGCTGACGTGGCTGGTGGAAATCGGCGCGCACGGCGTGGTCGCCGGACCGGACTCCACGCTGCAATCGCAGCCGGCAAACGCGATCAAGAAAGCGGTTGAGCGCGAAGGCATCTCGGTGGACCAGCTGGACGTCATCGAAATCAACGAGGCGTTCGCCGCGGTGGCGCTTGCCTCGACCAAGGAACTCGGCGTGAATCCCGAGGTCGTGAATGTCAACGGCGGTGCGATCGCGGTCGGGCACCCGATCGGGATGTCCGGTGCACGGATCACGCTGCATGTGGCGCTTGAATTGGCGCGACGTGGATCGGGCTACGGCGTTGCGGCGCTGTGCGGGGCCGGTGGCCAGGGTGACGCGCTGATTCTGCGCGCGGGATAG
- the mce gene encoding methylmalonyl-CoA epimerase yields MTTDQVDARQVLATTLVTGLDHVGIAVADLDAAIEWYHDHLGMILVHEEVNDDQGIREAMLAVPGSTAQIQLMAPLDESSTIAKFLDKRGPGIQQLACRVSDLDALCERLRAQGVRLVYDAARRGTANSRINFIHPKDGGGVLIELVEPAA; encoded by the coding sequence ATGACCACCGATCAAGTTGACGCCCGTCAGGTCCTGGCCACCACTTTGGTAACCGGGCTCGACCACGTCGGCATCGCCGTCGCCGACCTCGACGCCGCGATCGAGTGGTACCACGACCACCTCGGCATGATTCTGGTGCATGAGGAGGTCAACGACGACCAAGGCATCCGCGAGGCGATGCTGGCGGTCCCCGGTTCCACCGCACAGATTCAGCTGATGGCTCCGCTCGACGAGTCTTCGACGATCGCCAAGTTCCTCGACAAGCGAGGCCCCGGCATTCAGCAACTGGCGTGCCGCGTCAGCGACCTCGACGCCCTCTGTGAGCGCCTGCGCGCCCAGGGCGTGCGGCTGGTCTATGACGCCGCCCGTCGCGGTACGGCAAACTCGCGGATCAACTTCATCCACCCGAAAGACGGCGGTGGTGTGCTGATCGAATTGGTGGAACCGGCCGCCTGA
- the nucS gene encoding endonuclease NucS, with protein sequence MRLVIAQCTVDYVGRLTAHLSSARRLLLFKADGSVSVHADDRAYKPLNWMSPPCWLTEETSGEAPVWVVTNKAGEQLRITVEEIEHDSSHDLGVDPGLVKDGVEAHLQALLAEHVQLLGDGYTLVRREYMTAIGPVDLLCRDENGGSVAVEIKRRGEIDGVEQLTRYLELLNRDSVLAPVKGVFAAQQIKPQARTLATDRGIRCLTLDYDMMRGMDSDEYRLF encoded by the coding sequence GTGCGTCTAGTAATCGCCCAATGCACTGTTGATTACGTCGGCCGGCTCACCGCCCACCTGTCCTCCGCACGCAGGCTATTGCTGTTCAAAGCCGACGGGTCGGTCAGCGTCCACGCCGACGACCGCGCCTACAAGCCGCTCAACTGGATGAGTCCACCTTGCTGGCTGACCGAGGAAACCAGCGGTGAAGCGCCCGTGTGGGTGGTGACCAACAAGGCCGGCGAGCAGTTGCGCATCACCGTCGAGGAGATCGAGCACGACTCCAGCCACGATCTTGGAGTGGATCCGGGGCTGGTCAAGGACGGCGTGGAGGCCCACCTGCAGGCGCTGCTCGCCGAGCACGTCCAGCTGTTGGGTGACGGCTACACCCTGGTCCGCCGCGAGTACATGACCGCGATCGGGCCGGTCGATCTGTTGTGCCGCGACGAGAACGGCGGCTCGGTGGCCGTGGAGATCAAGCGACGCGGTGAGATCGACGGCGTCGAGCAGCTCACCCGCTATCTCGAATTGCTCAACCGGGACAGCGTGCTGGCGCCGGTGAAAGGGGTGTTCGCCGCACAGCAGATCAAACCGCAAGCCCGTACCCTGGCCACTGACCGCGGTATCCGTTGTCTCACATTGGATTACGACATGATGCGGGGGATGGACAGCGACGAGTACCGGCTGTTCTGA
- a CDS encoding adenylate/guanylate cyclase domain-containing protein, protein MSPKKSVAQRLGRVLEALTRQSGRPDTPAYGSWLLGRVSESQHRRRIRIQTILTAFILGANLIGIGVAVLLLTLAFPSPSVFSDAPRWITFGVSPAYIAVALALGTFWITRRTVTALRWAIEERKPNAADERNTFLAPFYLAAGVLTLWGVGAALLTTLYAQANTTFIPIVGFVVSFCGILVSTACYLFTEFALRPVAAQALEAGHAPRRLAPGIMGRTLTVWLLGSGVPVLGIALTAFFTLTLGNLTKTQFAVAVLFLSSATLIFGFLLMWILAWLIATPVRVVRAALQRVEKGDLRGDLVVFDGTELGELQRGFNAMVSGLRERERVRDLFGRHVGREVALAAERERPKLGGEERHVAVVFIDIIGSTELVTRQRPAEVVKVLNRFFTVIVEEVDRHCGLVNKFEGDASLAIFGAPNRLEKPEDAALGAARAIADRLAKEMTECQAGIGVAAGQVVAGNVGAKERFEYTVIGEPVNEAARLCELAKNYDGRLLASSEALDGAGDEERQRWRLGETVTLRGHEEPTRLALPVEHAEHIG, encoded by the coding sequence ATGTCACCCAAGAAGTCGGTCGCGCAGCGCTTGGGCCGGGTGCTCGAGGCGCTCACCCGGCAAAGCGGTCGGCCCGACACGCCTGCGTACGGGTCGTGGCTGTTGGGACGGGTCTCGGAAAGCCAGCACCGGCGCCGCATTCGGATCCAGACCATCCTGACGGCCTTCATCCTGGGCGCCAATCTCATCGGCATCGGTGTCGCGGTGCTGCTACTGACCCTGGCTTTTCCGTCGCCCAGTGTCTTCAGCGACGCGCCGCGGTGGATCACCTTCGGCGTCTCGCCGGCCTACATCGCCGTCGCGTTGGCACTGGGGACATTTTGGATCACCCGGCGCACGGTGACCGCTTTACGGTGGGCGATCGAAGAACGGAAGCCCAACGCAGCCGACGAACGCAACACGTTCCTGGCCCCGTTCTACTTGGCGGCCGGGGTGTTGACGCTGTGGGGCGTCGGGGCCGCGCTGCTCACGACGCTCTACGCGCAGGCCAACACCACCTTCATCCCGATCGTGGGCTTTGTGGTGAGCTTCTGCGGGATCTTGGTGTCCACCGCCTGCTACCTGTTCACCGAGTTCGCGCTGCGTCCGGTGGCCGCACAGGCGCTCGAGGCCGGACATGCGCCCCGACGGCTGGCGCCGGGGATCATGGGCCGGACGCTGACGGTGTGGCTGCTGGGCTCCGGTGTGCCGGTCCTGGGCATCGCGCTGACCGCGTTCTTCACGCTGACGCTGGGGAACCTGACCAAGACTCAGTTCGCGGTGGCGGTGCTGTTCTTGTCGAGCGCCACATTGATCTTCGGGTTCCTCCTGATGTGGATTCTCGCCTGGTTGATCGCCACGCCGGTGCGGGTGGTCCGGGCGGCGCTGCAGCGTGTCGAGAAGGGTGATCTGCGCGGCGATCTGGTGGTCTTCGACGGGACCGAACTCGGGGAATTGCAACGCGGCTTCAACGCGATGGTCTCCGGGTTGCGGGAGCGCGAACGCGTGCGGGACCTGTTCGGCCGCCACGTGGGACGTGAGGTCGCCTTGGCGGCCGAACGGGAGCGTCCGAAATTGGGCGGGGAAGAACGGCACGTGGCGGTGGTGTTCATCGACATCATCGGCTCCACGGAATTGGTGACCCGTCAACGTCCTGCTGAAGTCGTCAAGGTGCTCAACCGGTTCTTCACGGTCATCGTCGAAGAGGTCGACCGCCATTGCGGCCTGGTCAACAAGTTCGAAGGTGACGCCTCGTTGGCCATCTTCGGGGCCCCGAACCGGCTGGAGAAGCCGGAAGACGCGGCGCTGGGCGCCGCCCGCGCCATCGCCGACCGGCTCGCCAAGGAGATGACCGAATGCCAGGCCGGCATCGGCGTGGCCGCAGGTCAGGTGGTGGCCGGCAACGTCGGCGCCAAGGAGCGCTTCGAATACACGGTGATCGGCGAGCCGGTCAACGAAGCGGCCCGGCTCTGTGAGTTGGCGAAGAACTACGACGGCCGACTGCTCGCCTCCTCAGAGGCCCTGGACGGCGCCGGCGACGAAGAGCGTCAACGCTGGCGCCTGGGAGAAACCGTGACGCTGCGTGGTCACGAGGAACCCACCCGGCTGGCCTTGCCCGTGGAGCACGCCGAGCACATCGGCTGA
- a CDS encoding DNA-3-methyladenine glycosylase 2 family protein, with product MYDDFERCYRAVQAKDARFDGWFVIAVLTTRIYCRPSCPVRPPFARNVRFLPTAAAAQREGFRACKRCRPDASPGSPEWNVRGDVVARAMRLIADGTVDRDGVTGLAAHLGYTTRQLERLLQAEVGAGPLALARAQRMQTARVLIETTDLPFGDVAFAAGFSSIRQFNDTVRLVCDSTPTALRKRATTRFGSHGAHSPGTLSLRLPVRAPFAYEGLFGHLAASAVPGCEEVRDGAYRRTLRLASGTGLVTLTPASDHVRCLLVLDDLRDLAAATARCRRLLDLDADPEAVVEALSRDPDLAPVVAKAPGQRIPRTVDEAELAVRAVLGQQVSTKAARTHAARLVLAYGQPVRDPAGGLTHTFPSVEQLAEIDPVHLAVPKARQRTLSALVGAVADGTVELHPGCDWDRARSQLLFLPGIGPWTAEVIAMRGLGDPDAFPASDLGLKSAAEQLGLPPSERALIEHSARWRPWRSYATQHLWTTLDHPVNQWPPQQPSKEIA from the coding sequence GTGTACGACGACTTCGAGCGCTGCTACCGAGCGGTTCAGGCCAAGGACGCCCGGTTCGACGGCTGGTTCGTGATCGCGGTCCTGACCACCCGCATCTACTGTCGGCCCAGTTGTCCAGTGCGGCCGCCCTTCGCCCGCAACGTACGGTTCCTGCCGACCGCAGCCGCCGCGCAGCGGGAGGGCTTCCGAGCGTGCAAACGCTGCCGGCCGGACGCGTCACCGGGCTCACCCGAATGGAATGTGCGGGGTGACGTCGTAGCCCGCGCCATGCGGCTCATCGCCGACGGAACGGTGGACCGCGACGGTGTGACCGGCCTGGCCGCCCACCTGGGCTACACCACACGCCAGTTGGAGCGGTTGCTGCAAGCCGAAGTTGGCGCCGGCCCCCTGGCCTTGGCGCGCGCGCAGCGCATGCAGACCGCGCGGGTGCTCATCGAGACCACCGACTTGCCGTTTGGCGATGTTGCCTTCGCGGCGGGCTTTTCCAGCATCCGCCAGTTCAACGACACCGTGCGACTGGTGTGCGACAGCACTCCCACGGCCCTGCGCAAACGAGCCACGACACGATTCGGATCCCACGGTGCGCATTCCCCGGGGACGCTGTCGTTGCGGTTGCCGGTGCGTGCGCCCTTCGCCTACGAGGGCCTGTTCGGTCACCTGGCCGCTAGCGCGGTGCCCGGCTGCGAAGAGGTCCGCGACGGCGCGTACCGACGCACGCTGCGGCTGGCTTCGGGCACCGGACTGGTCACGTTGACACCGGCCTCCGACCATGTGCGTTGCCTGCTGGTACTCGACGATCTGCGCGACCTCGCGGCCGCTACCGCCCGCTGCCGGCGATTGCTGGATCTCGACGCCGATCCCGAAGCGGTGGTCGAGGCGCTCAGCCGCGACCCCGACCTGGCGCCGGTAGTGGCCAAGGCGCCCGGGCAGCGCATTCCCCGGACCGTCGACGAGGCCGAACTCGCCGTGCGAGCAGTGCTGGGCCAGCAGGTGTCGACCAAGGCCGCCCGCACGCATGCGGCTCGCCTCGTCCTGGCCTACGGCCAGCCCGTGCGCGATCCCGCCGGCGGGCTGACCCACACCTTCCCCTCTGTCGAGCAGTTGGCCGAGATCGATCCGGTGCACCTCGCGGTGCCCAAGGCGCGACAGCGGACGTTGAGCGCGCTGGTCGGCGCCGTCGCCGACGGCACCGTCGAACTGCACCCCGGATGCGACTGGGACCGTGCGCGCAGTCAATTGCTTTTCTTGCCGGGCATCGGACCATGGACGGCAGAGGTGATCGCGATGCGTGGCCTCGGCGATCCGGACGCGTTCCCGGCCAGCGATCTCGGCCTCAAATCGGCGGCCGAACAGCTGGGCCTGCCGCCTAGCGAACGGGCATTGATCGAGCACAGCGCCCGCTGGCGACCGTGGCGCTCCTATGCCACCCAACACCTTTGGACCACCCTCGATCATCCGGTGAACCAATGGCCGCCACAGCAGCCATCGAAGGAGATTGCATGA
- a CDS encoding methylated-DNA--[protein]-cysteine S-methyltransferase, with the protein MIHFRTIDSPIGLLTLAGHGSVLTNLRMVDQTYEPSRAGWTLKEDAFADAVEQLTAYFAGERTIFELELDLKGTDFQQRVWKALMTIPYGETRSYGQIAQQIGAPGSARAVGLANGHNPISIIVPCHRVIGASGKLTGYGGGLERKQTLLDLEKKRASTTLTLFD; encoded by the coding sequence ATGATCCACTTCCGCACGATCGACAGCCCCATCGGCCTACTTACCCTGGCCGGCCATGGTTCGGTTCTGACGAACCTACGAATGGTCGATCAGACCTATGAGCCCAGCCGCGCCGGCTGGACCCTCAAGGAGGACGCTTTTGCCGACGCGGTCGAACAACTGACCGCCTATTTCGCCGGTGAGCGCACAATCTTCGAGTTGGAGCTGGACCTGAAAGGAACGGACTTCCAGCAGCGAGTCTGGAAAGCGCTGATGACCATTCCATATGGAGAAACGCGATCGTACGGTCAGATTGCGCAACAAATCGGTGCGCCCGGTTCTGCGCGCGCGGTCGGTTTGGCCAACGGCCACAATCCCATTTCGATCATCGTGCCGTGCCATCGAGTAATCGGGGCAAGCGGAAAGTTGACCGGATACGGCGGCGGACTCGAGCGTAAACAAACGCTGCTCGACTTAGAGAAAAAGCGCGCGTCGACGACTCTGACGCTGTTCGATTGA
- the murA gene encoding UDP-N-acetylglucosamine 1-carboxyvinyltransferase: MAERFVVTGGNRLSGEVAVGGAKNSVLKLMAATLLAEGTSTITNCPDILDVPLMAEVLRGLGATVELDGDVARITSPDEPKYDADFAAVRQFRASVCVLGPLVGRCKRAKVALPGGDAIGSRPLDMHQAGLRQLGAQCNIEHGCVVAQAETLRGAEIQLEFPSVGATENILMAAVVAEGVTTIHNAAREPDVVDLCTMLNQMGAQVEGAGSPTMTITGVPRLHPTEHRVIGDRIVAATWGIAAAMTRGDITVTGVDPAHLQLVLHKLHDAGATVTQTDTSFRVAQYERPKAVNVATLPFPGFPTDLQPMAIALASIADGMSMITENVFEARFRFVEEMIRLGADARTDGHHAVVRGLPQLSSAPVWCSDIRAGAGLVLAGLVADGDTEVHDVFHIDRGYPLFVENLASLGAEIERVS, from the coding sequence GTGGCGGAGCGTTTCGTGGTGACCGGTGGCAACCGGTTGTCGGGCGAAGTCGCTGTTGGGGGCGCCAAAAACAGCGTGCTGAAACTGATGGCCGCGACCTTATTGGCCGAAGGCACCAGCACCATCACCAACTGCCCCGACATCCTGGATGTGCCGCTGATGGCGGAGGTGCTCCGCGGTTTGGGCGCCACCGTCGAACTCGACGGTGATGTCGCACGCATCACCTCGCCGGACGAACCCAAGTACGACGCCGATTTCGCCGCCGTGCGACAGTTCCGCGCATCGGTCTGCGTGCTGGGGCCTCTGGTGGGCCGGTGCAAACGGGCCAAGGTCGCGCTTCCCGGCGGAGACGCCATCGGATCGCGGCCACTGGACATGCACCAAGCGGGGCTGCGTCAGCTGGGTGCGCAATGCAACATCGAGCACGGCTGTGTGGTCGCTCAAGCAGAGACCTTGCGGGGCGCGGAGATTCAGCTGGAGTTTCCGTCCGTGGGGGCCACAGAGAACATCTTGATGGCAGCCGTGGTGGCCGAGGGCGTCACCACCATCCACAACGCCGCGCGAGAGCCCGACGTCGTCGACCTCTGCACGATGCTCAACCAGATGGGCGCCCAAGTCGAAGGTGCGGGTTCGCCGACGATGACCATCACCGGTGTGCCGCGGCTGCATCCGACCGAACACCGCGTCATCGGCGACCGGATCGTGGCCGCCACCTGGGGTATCGCCGCCGCGATGACCCGCGGGGACATCACGGTGACCGGCGTGGACCCGGCGCATCTGCAACTGGTCCTGCACAAGTTGCACGACGCGGGCGCCACCGTGACGCAGACCGACACCAGCTTCCGAGTGGCCCAGTACGAACGGCCGAAGGCCGTCAACGTGGCCACACTGCCGTTCCCGGGCTTCCCGACCGACCTGCAGCCGATGGCCATCGCCCTGGCGTCCATCGCCGACGGTATGTCGATGATCACCGAGAACGTGTTCGAGGCACGCTTCCGGTTTGTCGAAGAGATGATCCGCCTCGGGGCCGACGCGCGCACCGACGGTCACCACGCCGTGGTGCGGGGCCTTCCTCAGCTGTCGAGCGCTCCCGTGTGGTGCTCGGACATCCGGGCCGGCGCCGGTTTGGTCCTGGCGGGACTGGTCGCCGATGGTGACACCGAAGTGCACGACGTCTTTCACATCGATCGCGGTTATCCGTTGTTCGTGGAGAACCTGGCCAGCCTCGGCGCTGAGATCGAAAGAGTCAGCTAG